A genomic region of Ovis canadensis isolate MfBH-ARS-UI-01 breed Bighorn chromosome 9, ARS-UI_OviCan_v2, whole genome shotgun sequence contains the following coding sequences:
- the HHLA1 gene encoding HERV-H LTR-associating protein 1, translated as MPGFLLRGPLVRLCLDLTCVLSLFNTVSSFRGEAEKENVMIFLPTTVSSLREEERREKGIAFLDTTELPARSVDLSALNLTELVNGMLNRALKDSKNFFSLLSVTSYSSFAFHKFSVAIYNISNLKTVDPANFPTRYCYCLNNRTNDLSDFTALLVDVIGNSTSYLTEIFKSTSILSVSQTNGSDCIFICVMTGKSGRNLSDFWELVEKSPVINYTFTSNISGVLGESTRASALTSQLTPTSQQTLPRMSPPRGAQRPGVSALRTSSGTDTTPPSEEEQALNTNMLPEPPSRATPKATARATATLDMASPTLLASATRKVARTPRVTAHRQAQASTLPTPWAQVTSEKTPGGPPWETLPSLPTSPKAEETMNTRSLAQPPARTAATVGSPIQTSPASGPSTPGTQTPSPTKAPAPKYPQAGCPELLPKEGAMTTAPLALTVQKLNPCLMELCRFFQQCLCTSQKKDPKMQAGRYCLDYYSWFLKNATYICQRVKRIFQSHTLKQKCLENICKSV; from the exons atgccaggcttcctgctaCGTGGTCCTCTGGTGAGGCTGTGCCTGGATCTCACATGTGTCCTGTCCCTTTTCAACACAG TGTCTTCCTTTAGAGGAGAAGCTGAGAAGGAAAATGTCATGATTTTCCTACCTACAACAG TGTCCAGCCTCAgagaagaagagaggagagaaaaggggaTTGCTTTTCTTGACACTACAG aactacCTGCAAGGTCAGTTGATCTGTCTGCACTTAACCTCACAGAGCTGGTGAATGGGATGCTGAATAGAGCTTTAAAag ATAGCAAGAACTTCTTCTCTTTGTTGAGTGTCACTTCTTACAGTTCATTCGCCTTCCACAAGTTTTCTGTGGCCATTTATAACA TTTCCAACCTGAAGACTGTGGACCCAGCCAACTTCCCCACACGGTACTGCTACTGCTTAAACAACCGAACCAATGATTTATCAG ATTTCACCGCCCTCCTGGTGGACGTCATTGGAAATTCTACCAGCTACCTCACAGAGATTTTTAAGTCAACTTCCATCCTCTCAG TGAGTCAAACGAATGGATCCGACTGCATCTTCATCTGCGTGATGACAGGAAAGTCAG GACGGAATCTTTCTGACTTCTGGGAGCTGGTGGAAAAGTCCCCTGTTATCAATTACACATTTACCAGCAACATATCTGGCGTTCTGGGTGAGT CTACCAGGGCGTCAGCCCTGACTTCACAGCTCACACCCACAAGCCAGCAAACACTACCAAGGATGAGCCCCCCACGTGGAGCCCAGAGGCCTGGAGTGTCCGCTCTGAGGACCTCTTCTGGGACAGACACAACGCCTCCTTCAGAGGAAGAGCAGGCCTTGAACACAAACATGCTTCCTGAGCCTCCCAGCAGAGCCACACCCAAGGCCACGGCCAGAGCCACAGCCACCCTGGACATGGCCTCTCCCACCCTCCTGGCCTCCG CTACTAGGAAGGTGGCCAGAACTCCACGGGTGACGGCCCACAGACAGGCACAGGCTTCCACTCTACCCACGCCCTGGGCTCAGGTCACCAGCGAGAAAACTCCTGGAGGGCCTCCCTGGGAGACCCTTCCCTCCTTGCCTACATCTCCTAAGGCCGAGGAGACTATGAACACAAGGAGCCTTGCCCAGCCTCCTGCCAGGACAGCAGCCACAGTTGGCAGCCCGATCCAGACCAGCCCGGCCTCAG GtccatccacccctggcacacAGACTCCAAGTCCTACCAAGGCTCCAGCCCCCAAATATCCGCAGGCAG GGTGTCCTGAGCTGCTCCCTAAGGAGGGGGCTATGACCACTGCTCCCCTCGCGCTGACAGTGCAGAAGCTCAACCCTTGTCTGATGGAGCTGTGCCGCTTCTTCCAGCAATGCCTCTGCACGAGCCAGAAGAAAGATCCCAAGATGCAGGCTGGGAG GTATTGTCTTGACTACTATTCCTGGTTTCTGAAGAATGCAACATACATCTGTCAGAGGGTGAAAAGGATATTCCAGTCACACA ccttaAAACAAAAATGCCTTGAGAACATCTGCAAGTCTGTTTGA